The Osmerus eperlanus chromosome 9, fOsmEpe2.1, whole genome shotgun sequence genomic sequence GTAATGGACCATGCCCATGTTTGATGGGTAACTTTGGTTTCTTGTGAATTTAGGATCAATGCCGTGTCAAATGGCCAGGTACGAGGAGACAGCTACAGCGAAGGCTGCATGGGACAGACAGGTTTGTACGGGATCTACCACACAATTTTCTGCACAGTATAGACAAGTATTATTTTAAACTCTTCCTCCTATCACTCTCCAGTACCTTCATGGTCCTAACCAGAATGTAGGTAGGTCCATGTTATTTGACAGTCACTTGCTATTATTGTTTATAAAAAAAGGTCTACACAGCTGTGCGGTTTGTTGCACAACTAGCAAATGCATGCAGTCCAAATAGTTTTGATCTTTCCACTGCTAACCTGGTCAACCAAATTTTCTCTTGAATTGGATTTTGGGATGCCAGATACGGTTTACTTTGTATACGTGTGACACACCGCAGTGCTCCAGATCctaaccccctcctccatcatgtGTGCAGGCGCTCGAGTGTGGCTCTTCATTGGCTTCATGCTGGCATTCGGCTCGCTCATTGCCTCTATGTGGATTCTTTTTGGAGGCTTTGTTGTACCCCGTAAGTCTTACAACCATGTGCATTGTTCTGTACATTTCAATATAAGCCTCACAGAGTTCATGTTACCAAATTGAATTGAGTTAGTCACTCCTCAGTATCAATACCACCCACCGTGCCAGCTATCTTTTCGGTGGCGTAGCTGGTATAAAAACGGTATTTACAGAGGATGTAGTTGCAGTCATCGTGCCAGAGCACCTGAGTGCCCGGTGTGGGAGGAATCAGAAGGAAATAATGCTGCTGGTCGACGCAACTACTCCTTTAAACTTATTTACACAAAGCCATCTTTTTGGAACCATTTAATAGACTTTGATGTAATGTTCTGTTGATCATAAGCACACAAGCAGACTCAGTTGATGAAGGCCAATGCCACATACCTAGAGGCATTGTGTTTGGTATAATCCCATCTGTCATATGTAGTGGTGTACCCATCATGTTCTTTATTTCTCAACAGACAAGGATGTGGTGTATCCTGGAATAGCAGTTTTTTTCCAAAATGCTTTCATATTCTTTGGGTAAGTAAATTTTTACTTGGGAGCTCGCTTAGTCCACATGGTCTAATTAAAGTCTAGATATGAACAGTTTTCTACTGCGAGTAATACATTTTTGATATATGTTTATTTAAGAGTGCACAGGTCGGAGAGTAGTTACCTTCAAGTGAGGTTATTCTTAAACAACTCTCATGATCATTTTAAATGATgtgcccactctctcctccaggggctTGGTCTTCAAGTTTGGCCGCACTGAGGACCTGTGGCAATAGTGGATGAACCCCTGTATTTCGGTTTTAGCACCaatctttaaaaaaacaaaacaaaaaacactacCTTTCTCAATTTCAagcataacattttatattgatCTCTTCAATTAACATGTTTAATGTAAAAGTAGTTTGCTTCTTgctgtacaaaggaaaacattttGATATAGACTTTGGATCTACAGATCCTTGGAATATGGGTTAATCACAGGACAGTCTGTTCACGGCACAATTAGTAAGCCATTTAGTTACAGTAATTTACGTCTTTAAAACAAGGTGAAACTATCCTAATATGTTTGAATATATTGTATTCCTTGTTCTGATAAATTGTGTACTCAATGTTGGGGAAAGCGTGAATCGTTGAGGTACAACCATCTCTGCAAATACCAATGGTTTAGCTGTCAATACTGTGTTTTGTACTTTTACATTTACTTAAAagattgtaaaaaaatatatgatggcgatttgtgtttttttttcttgggAGGACAGGCCTAATTGCATTCATACCAGGTTTAATAAATGGAATGCTTATGGATGAAAAGTCATGCTACTGAAATGAGAGCAAGAGACGATGTCTAAGGACTATGTCTGTGACTAAGAAGAAAGTTTCACAGCAAATATTTAACTGACTGCAGTGCATGTTATGCATTTACCTGTGTAATAACCAAACTATGAGGTCACTTTATCAAACTGAAACATGCATTAAACAAAACATGTACAGATAATCAAAGTGTCTTTATTCACTGCTCTCCCATCATGTTCTTGGCTTAACTCACATGACACACAACATACATTATGTTGGACCTTCAATCATTCCTTTCCAAATATCCATGTCTTTCTCCATAAACTTCTCACTTGTGCACTGCAAGGTGGGGAAACTGAACATAATAATGATATTGCATTTGTTAACTTTAACTGCACACGCTTTGATCCAAATGACTCATTAGTGCCGATGAAGAACAACTTTATATATTGGTCGTTTTATGTACTAACACCATGATAGTGTTCAATTTACCTCCCAGAAGGCCTGGTCgtcaaaaaactttttttcttgGGGTGGCCTCCAAAAATTCCACTTCAAAAGCATTCCTTAAGATTAAAATACAGTTTGTGAATTGTATTTGTTACCACAGTAACATAAGCATGGACCAACAGTAGCAATGTGATGGAGGCACAGTTAAATGTCCAGTAAGAGGAACCATCTTGTGATGCAGACTTACCTGCTATGACCCCCAGTGCCATACTGAGACTCAGCGTGACATTAAGAGTGCAAATGTTAAACACTGCACAACGAATAGCCCTGGAAAAATGTTTTTAGAAACAAATCAGACATGAGCAAATGTTACTCTGTGAATCCATACATGGTGTCATATTGTCAGTGTGCCTACACACTTTGCATCAGGCAACACAGAAACTACAGCCATGTCTGGTAAATGTGAACTAACGTACGTTGTGAGGTCATCAGAGTCAGCAAGCTGAAGGAGTAGATGTGCCAGCCATCCCAAGATGCCTGGCAGCCCATGGACACTGAGGACACCACAGGTATCGTGGCATTTAAAAGCAGACAGCAGGTGGGGCTGTTGGACACAAATCAACTAGATATGTTAAACAATGGGTCATAGAACCGAGACAACTTTAGAACTATTCCTAGAGGTGTAATTGTTTTTTAAGTTTTGCACCAACCCGAACTTTGTGCAAATTAGTCGAATTAGCTGGTTAGACAGGTGCATCAGTTACAACTGAGATTAGTTCTTAAAGCTACAGGAGGACAGCTCTTCAGGACAAAACAAATTAGTGTGACAAAACATTTTGGCACACTAATTTGATATTTAGAAGTACCCGAATGTATCTCAATCCTAATGTCGATATCATTGCAGCAGCCAATCCAATCGTCATGGCTACCCACGGCTCACGGACAGCTGACATGGAAACCCCAACAGCTACCCCACCAGCAAGAGATGAGCTCTGGACGTGTACCTGAAAGTGGAGCAGAGAAACATGCCTACTACACAAACATGACAGTGAGTCAGCTTTGGTTTGAAAAGAGTCCACTGTGGTATAGTAACCAAATTGTCATTAATGTGTGGGAACACCACAGGCAAAGGGCATCTTATCAACATGTTTCATATCTGACACATAACGATGTATTTTGTCCACGAGACATATTCATAAATGACTATGACTTCAGGGTATAGTTACCAAGTTGAATTTCCCTGTGGGGCTGGAAAGAACTGAAACCCCAGCAGCGGTCACAGCACTAACGGACAGGGCTAGGTAGGTACTGTAGACTGCTGTCAACTTCCTCTGATGGTCATTGGGATCTACCAGGACCGAGTTGAAACTGGGCCAGAACATCCACAAGAACAGAGTCCCTGGGAAACAACATCAGACATCACCAATCACATTGAGGGCCTTGATACATAGTCATGCCATACAGGGAATCAGTACGGTATTTTAAAGTGTCAGGTGTTACATATTCTGCATTGGCCTAGCTACATTAGTTCCTAGCTTATTGTGGCTTTCCTGCATGTTTGGTGACACTTGACTCCAAGAAACAAACAGAATACTTACCAAGCAAGGAGAACAGTCCTGTCCTGCGATGGATTTTCTCTTTCTCGTGTTGTTGCTCTGAATCCTCACTGTAGAGGACCCATGACATCATCAGTCCAAAGAAAGCACCAAAGATGTGAAGCAGCATGGTACAATACAGAGGCTTCACCTGTAGGATGACAGCACGACTGCATAAAATGACAAACATCAAATAGTTACTAATGAATCTGTCAGTCCACATTATGTACTCTCCTCTTTCCTATAACCATCAGTGTCGGGGTGGTAATGTTGGGGCTTACCCTCAGGTAGGTCTGGAGGATCCAGCCATTCAGCACAAACCCTGAGACCTCAATAAGGGCGATGAGGAGAAGATGGACAGGGTTGGTTTTCCCAAGTACAGCACCAATGGAAATGAGGGCTGATGCTGCACACATCTCAGCAATCACCAGGCTGACTCAAACAAAGTAAATGGGATTTAAACATTCAACCCAGTTTCTATAAAGTTTCAAATTTCAGGCCCAAAAACAGCTGAATAAATTGACTAAATCAATCTCAGTGATTCATCAGATCAGATACCTTCTGAGGTTTATTATTATCTGTCCTCTGTGATACCAAGATTCTAATCCATTTAAGATGAGTGCCCACTGGACCGCCATGGCTGCCACCAAGAGGTTGAAACCAGAGCCACTGAAGCTGTACCTTGACAAGAATGTGGCTAGGAAGCCAAACCCAAGAACCACCATCACATTGACATCCTGAAACTCTGTGCAGAAAAGAAACACAGGATGGCCAATCatattcagttttgtattgagAATTTTTCATGAGTTGTGTTTCTCTGCAGTGAAGCTAAGCCGTTGGAAGATATATTTGTGAGAGACTACACCCATCCAAGAGTTAAAGCTGACCTAACTGTGTGCTTATCATTGCcaaacacacccctccccattcTCTTTGATAGGGTGTtggtctctcttttgctctgtttctctctcattctctctttctctctctatcattcTCTCTAACTTTCCAAAACTGCCCATTTTGGTTACAtgtataaaatgtaaaaatcacaTTATTTTCCACCCATAACATAAATTATGTCtgtaatgtttttttgtaaaaaaagcAAGTGATATTTTCCGAGTGTTCAAATTTACAAACAACATCAATACAAACCATGTTAGAAACATACTGTATCAAAATCTTTAAAGAcaaaacataggcctacttaACTCTTGCCCTGGATCGAATTACCTATTAACCTCACCTGCAATAATGTTCCAAAAACATCAACTCACCCGCGTAAAGTAACTTATCATCCGATATGTGGTGGTCATACTTTACACAAAAAAGGAATATTACAATGAAACTCGTCTGCAAGCATATGAGCAGAGGAAATAGTCGAGAGCGTAGACTTGGTGCGTACTGAGGAGCCATAGTTTACTACTGCGTAAAACCTGCGTACTTGTAAAATACTGATCGGACGTTGGCTCAAAAAGAATTTCAAGTTGATCGATATGATCGCTCGGAGGTAGGTCTAAGGAATAAGGGTCTCATAATAGTGGTCACATAACAGGCTAGTTGTCTCTCAGTGTAGTAGTAGGACAAAACACTGCAGGGTCTGTCTCCAGATTTCATGGGTGCCATACTCTACGTTTCTGAAGTTTTAATTTctttaaaaacaataacattatgaGATGACAGCTAGAGTAAATATATTTTACCAAGATGTCTAGGCTAAGCAAAAACTTAGTGTATGCAGACAATTATCAAATCAGGTGAGCGGAATTAAATATTGTGTTCGTGTATTTTATtgtgagacagagggacaaTGTAATGACAGGCAACCCAATCATGGGCATATAACGAATTTAACGTTGGCAGAGCATCAAGCAATTTAGGAAAGAGTCCGCCCTTATGTCGCTGATAGGTCAACCAGCACTGCCTGATTTGTCCTCAACGGATGTAATTGGTCGAATGGTTTGTTGCTCAGGGCAGCAGTTGTTGCtcgtctctcttctctttctcctttggtGGACATAAATTAAATGACAGAGCAAAGAGGAATATAAATGGTTCATCTTTACATCCGTCAAAATGAAAAGATTTGGCAAGTAGATTGATTGGATCTACAGTCTGTCTCTCAATTTGACCTGCGTAAATTATAGCGCGGCTTATTGAGCCTGCGCTAAAGAAAAGAGGAGGTTCTTGAAGATAGTCCTTTAtttatttctttgttttcaGACGAAAAAATAATAACAGTGATATCTATTACAAGGACT encodes the following:
- the tmem50a gene encoding transmembrane protein 50A, encoding MSGFLDSIRCGDCECNVDWGERRNTIASIAAGVLFFTGWWIIIDAAVKYPDEAVFHHAYHTCGVIATVAFLMINAVSNGQVRGDSYSEGCMGQTGARVWLFIGFMLAFGSLIASMWILFGGFVVPHKDVVYPGIAVFFQNAFIFFGGLVFKFGRTEDLWQ
- the rhd gene encoding rh blood group, D antigen, whose product is MAPQYAPSLRSRLFPLLICLQTSFIVIFLFCVKYDHHISDDKLLYAEFQDVNVMVVLGFGFLATFLSRYSFSGSGFNLLVAAMAVQWALILNGLESWYHRGQIIINLRSLVIAEMCAASALISIGAVLGKTNPVHLLLIALIEVSGFVLNGWILQTYLRVKPLYCTMLLHIFGAFFGLMMSWVLYSEDSEQQHEKEKIHRRTGLFSLLGTLFLWMFWPSFNSVLVDPNDHQRKLTAVYSTYLALSVSAVTAAGVSVLSSPTGKFNLVHVQSSSLAGGVAVGVSMSAVREPWVAMTIGLAAAMISTLGLRYIRPHLLSAFKCHDTCGVLSVHGLPGILGWLAHLLLQLADSDDLTTAIRCAVFNICTLNVTLSLSMALGVIAGMLLKWNFWRPPQEKKFFDDQAFWEFPHLAVHK